The genomic segment GGAGATGGTCAACTTGTTTCTGGGATGGAAGTCGGTTTGGCGTGTCAGCGTGCGCTCGGCCTGCGTGGGCAGCAGTGTGAGGAAGCCATAGTGGCGATCGTCTCTCAGACGGAAGTCGTTCTGCAGGCGCACGAAGTCGCCAAGGGCCTGGTCAATGTTCAGACGGAACTCCCACGACCTGCTGCCTTTCACGTTCTCTTGCCTACTGGTATAAACGGCCGTGGTGGGGTCGTAGCTCAGGGCGTTGACCTGATCGCGGTCAGAGGTGTGATGGCTGATGGTGGCGCTGATGTTGGTCTGACTCTTGGCAAGGACCATATTATATCTCAGCGAGATGTCGTGACTGTGCGAGTCTTTCAGGTTGGGATTGCCCTCACTGATATAAAGCGGATTGGTGAGGTCGCGATAGCCGATGGTCTGGAAGAGGTCGGGTAGACTGGTGTCAAACCTGTAGTTCACCTCGAAACCAATGGTCTTGGTGAGCTTCAGTGTGGCACGTAGCGAGGGAGTGACGAGCAGGCGACGACGCACGGCTGTGGTGTCGAGACTGCTGCGTGTGTAGTCGAGATGCGTGCGAATCCAGCTTGCCTCGACGTTGGGCATGAGTTGCAGGGGCGTGAGATTGATAGTCTGACCAATGCGCAGACTGTGGTTGATGTTGAAGCGATGGTTTCGATAGGTGTTGTCGTTGTCCTCGACACCATTGGTCATGAAGTCCTGACGACTGTGGTTCTGGTTGTAGGTGAAAGAATACTGTGCCTGAACCATCCATTTCTTGGTGATCCAGTGTGAGCGATGGACATCGGTATAGATGTTCAGCGATGTGCTGGGTTCTGTGTATTGCTGGTTGAGCAGGGACGAGGCGATGCCTTCCTGGTGCGAGGTGATGGTACGCTGCGTCTCGCTCTCTTCCTTGTTGTCGGTATAGTTGATGTTGAAGGTGGCGCCGAACGAGCCCTCCTTGACATAGTGCTCCCATCCAGCCCTGGTGTTGAGGTCGGTTCGATAGCCCTCGTCGTGGGTCTTCGTTATCTGAGACAAGATAGGGGTGTATGTATCGGAGGAAGAGGCGGCCTCGCTTTCCTCAGTGGTGTCTGTGCTATGCGAGCGACGCTTTTTGTGACTGGCCGAGGCGCTGAGGGTATAGGTGTTTAGCGAGTCCTTGGCCCAGCGCAGGTCGGCATTGATGGTGGGGGTCAGGGAATGGCTGCGCCAGTAGTTCTCGTTTTGACTGCGACTGGCTGCTGCGTTGGGGAAGTAGTTGTCGGTTTCCGTGTTGCGTGTTTCCCAGTTGTCATTGTGCACCAGACTACCAGTGAAGGAGTATTGGCTCCTCATCTCCTGTGTGCCCTCTTTCTTCTGCCATTTATGCTGATAGCCTGCCGTGCCTCCCTGTTCCTGTCCGTAGCCGCTGCCCCAGCTGCTGCTCCAGCTGTTCATGCCTTTGCGTACTCTCTTGTCAATGCTGTTGGCATCGGCATAAACCATGATGGGGTCGCTCTTCGACAGGCGGTTCATGCTCAGCTCGCTCTCGTAGTATCTGGGCGACTGGTAGCCAGCCGTCACGTCGCCATACCAGCGGTCAAGGAAGCCTGGCTTGATGGTGAGGTCGAGTACCATATCCTCCTTGCCATCGTCCTTCTTGGTGCGCTCAGAAAACTCGGAGGCTTTGTTATAGGCCTTGATGTCCTGCACGGCCTCGGCAGGCAACTGCTTCATCAGTTGGTCGCCACCAAGCATGCTCTCGCCATCCATCGTCAGGCGGATGGGCTTGCCGTTCCACGTCATCTTGCCTTCTTTGTCTACCTCGACGCCAGGTAACTTACTGATGAGTTCGTCAAGGCGGGCACCCTCCTGCAGGTGGAAGGCCTCAGGATGGAAGACAATGGTGTCGCCCCTGACGGAGAAGCGGCGGGCATGGCCTTGCACCTCGACCATCTTCAGCATTTGGGGGGATATCTTTAGTTCGATGGTGCCAACGTCGATGGTGTCTTTGTCACTGTCGCTAAAGGCCAACACGGACTTGCTCTTTTTGTAGTAGCCCAGCATAGAGGCCTCGACAGAGGCACGCCCGCTGGCAAACGAGAAGAACACGCCAAGGCTGTCGGTCTTGGTGGTATAAATACTTGAGCCATAGTCGGTTCTTTGAATGATTCGGACGGTGGCTTCAGGAAGGGTCTCCTTGGTCTCGGCATCCACCACGCGACCTTTGATAACGTCGGCATGAAGGGGTGTCAAACAGATGAACAGTGCAACGAAGGCAAGTAGCTGGGTGATGGTGATTGATTTCTTCATTATTTGGGTTTATGAGAATTGTTTGCAAAGTTAAGTGAATGCAGGCATATAACGTAAGAAATATTTAAAATATTGTAAGGTGTTTTGTTTATTTAACCTTTGTTTTTAGTTATTGGCATATGTCAATATATTGAAAAAACAATGGCCTATCCGCTTCGTGCAGAACAAAATACGCATATTTTTCGCTTTGATGGCGAACATTTTAAGAATTTATTTATTATCTTTGCACACGATTATGAATGACAGCATAAAGATAGGACTTGACGCCAAGCGCATCGTGCGAAACGGCACGGGATTGGGAAGCTATGGACGAACACTGGCCAACGACCTGGCCGCTATGGAAGAACTGAACCTGCTACTCTATGCACCCGATAAAGGAAGGGATGATTTGCGTGGACAGGTGCCTGAGCGACGGAACTTGAGCTATTGCTATCCGAAAGGCCTTTATACGATGCCTTTCTGCAAGGCTCTCTGGCGTACGAAGGGTATGGTTGGACAGATGGTGGAAGATGGCGTACAGGTGTTTCATGGCTTGTCGGGCGAACTGCCTGTGGGCATTCGCAAACGTGGCATCAAGACGGTGGTCACGATTCACGACTTGATTTTCATGCGTCATCCTGAATACTACAACAGTATTGACGTTAAGATATATA from the Prevotella sp. E15-22 genome contains:
- a CDS encoding TonB-dependent receptor, with protein sequence MKKSITITQLLAFVALFICLTPLHADVIKGRVVDAETKETLPEATVRIIQRTDYGSSIYTTKTDSLGVFFSFASGRASVEASMLGYYKKSKSVLAFSDSDKDTIDVGTIELKISPQMLKMVEVQGHARRFSVRGDTIVFHPEAFHLQEGARLDELISKLPGVEVDKEGKMTWNGKPIRLTMDGESMLGGDQLMKQLPAEAVQDIKAYNKASEFSERTKKDDGKEDMVLDLTIKPGFLDRWYGDVTAGYQSPRYYESELSMNRLSKSDPIMVYADANSIDKRVRKGMNSWSSSWGSGYGQEQGGTAGYQHKWQKKEGTQEMRSQYSFTGSLVHNDNWETRNTETDNYFPNAAASRSQNENYWRSHSLTPTINADLRWAKDSLNTYTLSASASHKKRRSHSTDTTEESEAASSSDTYTPILSQITKTHDEGYRTDLNTRAGWEHYVKEGSFGATFNINYTDNKEESETQRTITSHQEGIASSLLNQQYTEPSTSLNIYTDVHRSHWITKKWMVQAQYSFTYNQNHSRQDFMTNGVEDNDNTYRNHRFNINHSLRIGQTINLTPLQLMPNVEASWIRTHLDYTRSSLDTTAVRRRLLVTPSLRATLKLTKTIGFEVNYRFDTSLPDLFQTIGYRDLTNPLYISEGNPNLKDSHSHDISLRYNMVLAKSQTNISATISHHTSDRDQVNALSYDPTTAVYTSRQENVKGSRSWEFRLNIDQALGDFVRLQNDFRLRDDRHYGFLTLLPTQAERTLTRQTDFHPRNKLTISYDKDWLKSSVYAIIDADRIRYTASPEQNTTLWNNEYGLNVEATFGNFVFESDLSDETRRGYAMQSMNKNLLTWNGSITWKILKNKARLKMEFQDILNNQDGFYSNQTAYQRTTSWRDFRHHYVGISFTYHLDAKSKDK